The DNA window CTATCTTCTCGACCTAGGGCAGGAGGGCTCCGTCATCCTCGACGCCGGCTCCCACCCCCGCCTGGACGGCTACGAGGGGACGCCCGACTTCGCCCCCTCCGGAGGCAAGGACGTCCGCGCCATCTTCCTGACCCACGCCCACCACGACCACACCGGCTCCCTGCCGCTGGCCATGCGCGCCCATCCGAAGGCCCGCGTCTTCATGAGCGAGGGGACCTACTTCCTGGCCGACCCCCTCCTGCACAATTCCGTGGAGGTGATGACCAAGCAGCGCAGCGAGCTGGGCATCAGCGAATACCCCCTCTACACCCACGGGGAGCTGGCGCAGCTGACCCAGCGCTGGCAGGCCTGCGGCCTGGGCAAGTCCTGGTCCCTGGACGGCTATCCCAACCCCAAGAACGAGCCGGTCTCCTTCAGCCTGCACGACGCGGGGCACATTCTGGGCTCCGTCGGCGTCCGCATCGAGCACCGGGGCCGCAGCCTCTTCTACACCGGGGACATCAACTTCGCCGACCAGCGCCTGATGAAGGCGGCCAGCTTCCCCACCAGCGGCATCGACATCCTGGTCACGGAGACGACGCGCGGCGGCAGCCCCCGCAAGGAGGCCCGCGGGCCGGTGATCGAGCGTTTCTTCCAGGCGATGGACGAGACCTTCGCCCAGGGCGGGGCCGTCCTGGTCCCCATCTTCGCCATGGGGAAGACGCAGGAGCTTTTGGCCGAGATCTACATCCGCTGGCGGGAGGGCCGCTTCGGCCGCCGCCCGCTCTACATCGGGGGGCTGAGCAAGACCTTCTCCGCCATCTACGACAAGCTGGCCCAGCGCTCCGTCCGCGCCCACCCGGACATCAAGCTGCTCAACGACAAGATGCCGGAAATCATGGACGGCCGCCGCCTGAAGGGCTTCAAGCCGCGCAAGGGGGACCTCTACCTCCTTTCCTCCGGCATGATGACGCCGAAGACCCTCTCCAACACCCTGGGCCAGCGCTTCCTCTCGGAGGAGAAGAACAGCGTCTTCTTCGTCGGCTACTGCGATCCGGAGTCCCCCGCCGGGGCGCTCCTGGAAACGCCGAAGGGCGGCCACGTCGTCCTGGACCCCATCACCGGGGAGCTGGAGGTGAAGTGCCGCGTCGAGCACTTCGACATGACCGCCCACGCCCAGCGGGAGGACATCCTCGACTACATTCTCAAGACCGATCCGAAGGTCTGCGTCCTGGTCCACGGCGATCCGCCGGCCCTGGAATGGTTCCAGGCCCAGCTCCGCGAGCTGCGGCCGAACATGAAGATCGTCATCCCGCCGCCCGGCCAGCCCGTCGCGCTCTGATCTCATGACTCCGGCCCTCCCGGTCGACGCCCGCCAGGCGGCCAAGCTGCTGGCGAAGGCCGATCCGGTGCTGGGGGCGGTGATCGCGCGCGTGGGCGCCCACACGGGGGAGCCCACGCCGGGGAAGGATCTTTTCCCCGCCCTGCTGCGCTCCATCATCTCCCAGCAGCTCCACGGGAAGGCGGCGGAGGCGATCCACGGGCGCGTCCTAAAGCAGATCGGCCGGGGCCGCGCGGGAGCCCGGGCCCTCCTTTCCCTCCCGGACGAGGCCTTGCGCGGCGCGGGCCTTTCCGCGAACAAGCTGCTGGCCCTGCGGGATCTGGCGGCCAAGGCCCTGGACGGCACCGTCCCCACGCCGCGGGCCGCCGCGAAGCTTTCCGACGCGGAATTGATCGAGCACCTGACGCGCGTCCGGGGAATCGGGCCGTGGACGGTCCACATGCTCCTCATCTTCCATCTGGGGCGCCCCGACGTGCTGCCCACGGGGGATTACGCGATCCGCAAGGCCTTCAGCCTCCTCTACCGGAAGGGCCGCGCCGTGACCCCCGCCGCCATCGAGCGGCACGCAAAGCGGTGGCAGCCCTACCGCTCCATCGCCAGCTGGTATCTCTGGCGCTCGCTCGACCTCGATTAGGCCTAGCGGACGTCCTTCGGCGCGGGGCCGAGCTTCCAGACGTAGTAGCGGGTCACATTCTCCCCGGCCTGGGACTTGCGCCAGAAGTTGCCCCAGCGCGCCGCCTTGCCGAATTCCTTCGCCAGGACCGGCGGCAGGACGGGGGAGGGATCGTCCGTCAGGTAGAGGGCGGAGGAGCCTTTCTTCACCGCGTAGCCGGGCCAGATGGAAAACTGGTTTTCCACGTGCTCCGTGTGCGGGAGGTAGAGCGTGGGGTGGCCGGGGAGGTAGAAGGCCAGCTCGCTGGCGGTGCCGTAGTTGTTCGCCAGGAGGAAGAGGGGCGGCGCGGAGACGCCCGCGGCCTGCTGGGCTTCCCGGCGGAGGGACTCGAACTGGGCGGCGTAGTCCTGCCAGCCCTGGGCGCGGAGGAGGAGGTCCTTCTTCGGCGGCAGGTGAACCCAAGCCGTGTGGTGGAAGAGGACGGTTTCCACGATGGCCAGGGCGATCGCCGCGCGCCAGAACCAGCGGGCGCTCCGCCGGAAAGCGGCCAAAAGGGGCCAGTAGGCGGCGGCCAGGATGAAGGCGGCCGGATAGCTCACGGCGGTCCAGTTCCCTTCCGCCGCCTTGTTGACGCTCAGGAGCGCGTAGAAGAGGAAGCAGGGCAGGAAGAGGGCGACGAGGAAGAGTTCCCCTTCCGTTTTCTGCCGCCGGGCCGTCTTCCAGACCGCGACGAGGAGGGCGATCCAGAGCAGCGGCGACATCGCCGCCGCCTGGGCGATGATGAACTTGAACAGTTCTCCCGGGCGCACATGAAAGCCGCCGTCCAGGTCCCCCCGGTGCTGGAGGTGGGCGGCGGTCACCCAGCCGTGGTGCTGGTTCCACCACAGGACGGGCATCAGGGAGAGGAGAACGGCGGCCAGGAGCGCCCCCATTTGCCGGCTGCGGAAAAGGTGCCGGTGGCGGGGCGTCCAGGCCAGGAATCCGCCGAAGCTGAGGAGCTCCAGCAGATTGACGTACTTGCTGAGGAAGCCGCCGCCGATCGCCAGGCCGCACAGGGCCCAGCGCCACAGTTCCGGCCGGTCCAGGGCATCCAGGAAGAGGTTGGCCGCCCAGACCCAGAAGAAGACGGAAAGGGGGTCGATGGTCATCAGGATGCCGCCGATGGCGTAGAGCGGCGTGATGACGGCCAGGCACAGGGCGATGAGGCCGGCGCGCGCCCCCAGCAGGCGGCGGCCCAGGACGAAGAGCTGCCAGCCGGTCCCGGCGGCCAGGAGGATGGAGAACCAGCGGACGCCCAGCACGGTGTCGCCGAAGAGGAAGGTCCCCGCGGCGATCGTCCAGGCCACGGCGGGCCCCTTGCTGAAGTAGCTGGCGTCCAGGTGCTTCGACCAGAGCCAGTAGTAGGACTCGTCCGGGATCAGGTCGAGGCTGACGGCGAAGGCGATGCGGAAGAGGGTCAGCGCGGCCAGGAGGACGATGGCCATGCGCGTCTCCCAGGGGAGGGCACGGAGCATGGCTAGGGAGAGTGCCGGGGGGCGGAGGCGGTGTCACGTTCGCGTTTGTTTTTTGGCGGAGACCCCCCCATGCTCTACAGCCCCCCATCGTGAAGCTCTGCGACGTCACCCAGTTCTTCTCCCCGCGCAGCGGCGGGGTGCGCCGCTATCTTTTGGAGAAGCGCCGCTATATCGAGGAGCGGACGGACGACGAGCACCACCTGGTCATCCCCGGGGAAAAGACCGAGTACAAGCAGGAGGGCCGCCTCCACACCTTCACCGTGGCCTCCCCCCAGGTGAGCAAGACCTCCCGCTACCGGGTCCTCTTCAACACGCCCGCCGTCCGGGACTACCTGCGCCAGGTCCGGCCCGACCTGGTGGAGGCGGGCGACCCCTACCACCTGGCTTGGAGCCTCCTGCGCTCCGGCCGGGAGCTGTTCTTCCCGGTGCTCGGCTTCTACCACTCCCATTTCCCCGACGCCTACCTGCGGACGATCCTCAAATATTGCGGCCCCTTCATGCGGGACGCGGTGCTGGCCTATGCGGAGGACTACATCGTCCGCCTCTACGGGCAGTTCGCCGCCACGCTGGTGCCGTCGGAGCCGCTGCGGGACCTCTTGCGCGGCTGGGGCGTGGGGAACGCCGTCTCCGTCCGCCTGGGCGTCGACACGGACTCCTTCCGGCCCGGCCTGCGGGACGCGGCGCTGCGGGAGGAGCTGGGCATTCCGCAGGACGCCTTCCTTCTCCTCTACGTCGGCCGGCTGGCGGGGGAGAAGAACGTCACCACCCTCCTCCAGGCCTTCGCCGAGCTGCGCCGCCGTTCCGGGCGGAATTACTGGCTCCTCATCCTGGGGGACGGCCCGCTGCGCCGTCTCCTGCCCGCCGTGCGGGAGGAGACGGGGGCGGTCCGCTGGCAGTCTTTCATCCAGGGGAATGACAAGCTGGCCCGCTACTACCGCGCGGCCGACCTCTTCGTCCATCCGGGCGTGGTGGAGACTTTCGGCCTCGTTGCCCTGGAGGCGCAGGCTTGCGGGTGTCCCATCGTCGGCATCCGGGGCAGCAACATGGACGCGAACATCGCCTACGGCCTGGAGCATTGGGCCCCGCGCAACGACGCCGGGGAATTGGCCGCCGCCATCGAGCGGGTGGCGGAGACCGACCTGGCCCTGTGGGGGGAGACCGCCGCGGAGCGGGTGCGGGAGCGCTTCGCCTGGCCGGTGGTATTGGGCGATCTCTGGCGCCACTACCGCGCCGCCATCGCGGGCAACCGTGTGCTGGCTTCTTACTGATATGACCGAGTCCGCCCCCGCATTCCGCGTCCGCTTCTACCGGCCCGAGGACCGCGCCGCCGTCCGCCGCATCTGCGCGGAGACCGGTTTTCTGGGGAGGGCGGTCGACCCCATTTTCGAGGACCGGGAACTCTTCGCCGATTATCTGA is part of the Verrucomicrobium sp. genome and encodes:
- a CDS encoding glycosyltransferase family 39 protein — encoded protein: MLRALPWETRMAIVLLAALTLFRIAFAVSLDLIPDESYYWLWSKHLDASYFSKGPAVAWTIAAGTFLFGDTVLGVRWFSILLAAGTGWQLFVLGRRLLGARAGLIALCLAVITPLYAIGGILMTIDPLSVFFWVWAANLFLDALDRPELWRWALCGLAIGGGFLSKYVNLLELLSFGGFLAWTPRHRHLFRSRQMGALLAAVLLSLMPVLWWNQHHGWVTAAHLQHRGDLDGGFHVRPGELFKFIIAQAAAMSPLLWIALLVAVWKTARRQKTEGELFLVALFLPCFLFYALLSVNKAAEGNWTAVSYPAAFILAAAYWPLLAAFRRSARWFWRAAIALAIVETVLFHHTAWVHLPPKKDLLLRAQGWQDYAAQFESLRREAQQAAGVSAPPLFLLANNYGTASELAFYLPGHPTLYLPHTEHVENQFSIWPGYAVKKGSSALYLTDDPSPVLPPVLAKEFGKAARWGNFWRKSQAGENVTRYYVWKLGPAPKDVR
- a CDS encoding DNA-3-methyladenine glycosylase 2 family protein — protein: MTPALPVDARQAAKLLAKADPVLGAVIARVGAHTGEPTPGKDLFPALLRSIISQQLHGKAAEAIHGRVLKQIGRGRAGARALLSLPDEALRGAGLSANKLLALRDLAAKALDGTVPTPRAAAKLSDAELIEHLTRVRGIGPWTVHMLLIFHLGRPDVLPTGDYAIRKAFSLLYRKGRAVTPAAIERHAKRWQPYRSIASWYLWRSLDLD
- a CDS encoding glycosyltransferase, whose amino-acid sequence is MKLCDVTQFFSPRSGGVRRYLLEKRRYIEERTDDEHHLVIPGEKTEYKQEGRLHTFTVASPQVSKTSRYRVLFNTPAVRDYLRQVRPDLVEAGDPYHLAWSLLRSGRELFFPVLGFYHSHFPDAYLRTILKYCGPFMRDAVLAYAEDYIVRLYGQFAATLVPSEPLRDLLRGWGVGNAVSVRLGVDTDSFRPGLRDAALREELGIPQDAFLLLYVGRLAGEKNVTTLLQAFAELRRRSGRNYWLLILGDGPLRRLLPAVREETGAVRWQSFIQGNDKLARYYRAADLFVHPGVVETFGLVALEAQACGCPIVGIRGSNMDANIAYGLEHWAPRNDAGELAAAIERVAETDLALWGETAAERVRERFAWPVVLGDLWRHYRAAIAGNRVLASY
- a CDS encoding MBL fold metallo-hydrolase, coding for MLFSVVLLTNMTRANEIGANSYLLDLGQEGSVILDAGSHPRLDGYEGTPDFAPSGGKDVRAIFLTHAHHDHTGSLPLAMRAHPKARVFMSEGTYFLADPLLHNSVEVMTKQRSELGISEYPLYTHGELAQLTQRWQACGLGKSWSLDGYPNPKNEPVSFSLHDAGHILGSVGVRIEHRGRSLFYTGDINFADQRLMKAASFPTSGIDILVTETTRGGSPRKEARGPVIERFFQAMDETFAQGGAVLVPIFAMGKTQELLAEIYIRWREGRFGRRPLYIGGLSKTFSAIYDKLAQRSVRAHPDIKLLNDKMPEIMDGRRLKGFKPRKGDLYLLSSGMMTPKTLSNTLGQRFLSEEKNSVFFVGYCDPESPAGALLETPKGGHVVLDPITGELEVKCRVEHFDMTAHAQREDILDYILKTDPKVCVLVHGDPPALEWFQAQLRELRPNMKIVIPPPGQPVAL